In Paramisgurnus dabryanus chromosome 7, PD_genome_1.1, whole genome shotgun sequence, the following are encoded in one genomic region:
- the etv5b gene encoding ETS translocation variant 5b isoform X3, with protein MDGFYDQQVPFVVPQNKSHMQELPCRPFSDRKRKFVDTELAQDTEDLFQDLSQLQEIWIAEAQEPDDEQFVPDFQSDNLMFHGPPQTKVKREPSPGREYSPCGQEQRLSPYGEKCLYNYSAFDRKPFSFNKPLTPPSTPASPFGSSTSAATHPLQRRVMPPAQTQSQVLPSPAHSSTPPHQRAQTPLHSQSPPFAVPCPPGKHPEASYNTEHRFHRQLSEPCLPFPQSNGRCQTSYPPQTPNHFPRNNRPPYHRQMSEPLVPMPPQGFKKEMVDPRYNEQGEQNMGPSHAPQFHQLSIKQEPRDFGFDSEVHNCQSSFGKSTNYYGGNNEDRLEGKVKQEGGIFREGPPYQRRGSLQLWQFLVTLLDDPSNSHFIAWTGRGLEFKLIEPEEVARRWGIQKNRPAMNYDKLSRSLRYYYEKGIMQKVKVAGERYVYKFVCDPDALFSMAFPDNQRPSLKADPEALQVPEDDTVPLSHFDETNSVAYPGDARDQCLAVPSFPENYAF; from the exons ATGGACGGGTTTTACGACCAGCAGGTCCCTTTCGTGGTACCCCAAAAT AAGTCTCACATGCAGGAATTGCCATGCAGACCTTTCAGTGACCGAAAGAGGAAGTTTGTTGACACAGAGCTGGCACAGGACACAGAGG ATCTCTTTCAAGATCTGAGCCAGCTCCAAGAGATCTGGATAGCAGAAG CCCAGGAACCCGACGATGAACAGTTTGTTCCAGATTTCCAGTCGGATAACT TGATGTTTCATGGACCCCCTCAAACAAAAGTGAAGAGGGAACCGAGTCCAGGCAGAGAGTATTCCCCATGTGGACAAGAGCAGAGACTCTCTCCTTATGGAGAGAAGTGCCTATATAACTACAG TGCCTTTGACAGGAAGCCATTTTCTTTCAACAAGCCCCTGACGCCTCCCTCCACGCCAGCATCGCCCTTTGGCTCCTCCACCAGCGCAGCGACACACCCCCTGCAAAGAAGAGTGATGCCTCCAGCCCAAACTCAGTCACAAGTACTGCccagccccgcccacagctccACCCCTCCCCAtcagagagcacagactccaTTACACAGTCAAAGCCCACCCTTTGCTGTGCCCTGCCCACCGGGCAAGCACCCAGAAGCATCGTACAACACAGAGCATAG GTTCCATCGGCAGCTTTCCGAGCCCTGTCTGCCTTTCCCACAATCCAATGGCCGTTGTCAGACGTCTTACCCCCCGCAGACCCCCAATCACTTTCCCCGAAATAACCGCCCTCCTTACCACCGGCAGATGTCTGAACCCTTGGTGCCCATGCCTCCCCAGGGCTTCAAGAAAGAGATGGTGGATCCCCGCTACAATGAGCAAGGTGAACAGAACATGGGACCTTCTCATGCTCCGCAGTTTCaccagctgtcaatcaaacaggAGCCCAGAGACTTTGGCTTTGACTCAG AAGTACACAATTGCCAGTCATCTTTTGGCAAATCGACAAACTACTATGGAGGCAATAATGAAG ACAGGCTGGAAGGAAAGGTGAAGCAGGAGGGTGGGATATTCCGAGAGGGTCCTCCGTATCAAAGAAGGGGGTCTCTCCAACTTTGGCAGTTCTTGGTCACCCTGTTGGACGACCCATCCAACAGCCACTTCATTGCTTGGACTGGACGTGGACTTGAGTTCAAACTCATAGAACCTGAGGAG GTTGCTCGGCGATGGGGTATCCAGAAGAACAGGCCTGCCATGAACTACGACAAGCTGAGTCGCTCCCTGCGTTACTATTATGAGAAGGGCATCATGCAGAAGGTAAAG GTTGCTGGAGAGCGATACGTGTACAAGTTTGTGTGTGATCCAGATGCTCTCTTCTCAATGGCGTTCCCTGACAACCAACGGCCCAGTCTGAAGGCAGATCCCGAAGCACTGCAGGTTCCAGAGGACGACACCGTTCCGCTTTCTCACTTTGATGAGACTAACAGTGTCGCATATCCGGGAGATGCCAGGGACCAATGCTTAGCAGTGCCGTCTTTTCCAGAAAACTATGCTTTCTGA
- the etv5b gene encoding ETS translocation variant 5b isoform X2, with protein MDGFYDQQVPFVVPQNKSHMQELPCRPFSDRKRKFVDTELAQDTEDLFQDLSQLQEIWIAEAQEPDDEQFVPDFQSDNLMFHGPPQTKVKREPSPGREYSPCGQEQRLSPYGEKCLYNYSAFDRKPFSFNKPLTPPSTPASPFGSSTSAATHPLQRRVMPPAQTQSQVLPSPAHSSTPPHQRAQTPLHSQSPPFAVPCPPGKHPEASYNTEHRFHRQLSEPCLPFPQSNGRCQTSYPPQTPNHFPRNNRPPYHRQMSEPLVPMPPQGFKKEMVDPRYNEQGEQNMGPSHAPQFHQLSIKQEPRDFGFDSEVHNCQSSFGKSTNYYGGNNEGFAYDRESHLYYDDACVVPDRLEGKVKQEGGIFREGPPYQRRGSLQLWQFLVTLLDDPSNSHFIAWTGRGLEFKLIEPEEVARRWGIQKNRPAMNYDKLSRSLRYYYEKGIMQKVAGERYVYKFVCDPDALFSMAFPDNQRPSLKADPEALQVPEDDTVPLSHFDETNSVAYPGDARDQCLAVPSFPENYAF; from the exons ATGGACGGGTTTTACGACCAGCAGGTCCCTTTCGTGGTACCCCAAAAT AAGTCTCACATGCAGGAATTGCCATGCAGACCTTTCAGTGACCGAAAGAGGAAGTTTGTTGACACAGAGCTGGCACAGGACACAGAGG ATCTCTTTCAAGATCTGAGCCAGCTCCAAGAGATCTGGATAGCAGAAG CCCAGGAACCCGACGATGAACAGTTTGTTCCAGATTTCCAGTCGGATAACT TGATGTTTCATGGACCCCCTCAAACAAAAGTGAAGAGGGAACCGAGTCCAGGCAGAGAGTATTCCCCATGTGGACAAGAGCAGAGACTCTCTCCTTATGGAGAGAAGTGCCTATATAACTACAG TGCCTTTGACAGGAAGCCATTTTCTTTCAACAAGCCCCTGACGCCTCCCTCCACGCCAGCATCGCCCTTTGGCTCCTCCACCAGCGCAGCGACACACCCCCTGCAAAGAAGAGTGATGCCTCCAGCCCAAACTCAGTCACAAGTACTGCccagccccgcccacagctccACCCCTCCCCAtcagagagcacagactccaTTACACAGTCAAAGCCCACCCTTTGCTGTGCCCTGCCCACCGGGCAAGCACCCAGAAGCATCGTACAACACAGAGCATAG GTTCCATCGGCAGCTTTCCGAGCCCTGTCTGCCTTTCCCACAATCCAATGGCCGTTGTCAGACGTCTTACCCCCCGCAGACCCCCAATCACTTTCCCCGAAATAACCGCCCTCCTTACCACCGGCAGATGTCTGAACCCTTGGTGCCCATGCCTCCCCAGGGCTTCAAGAAAGAGATGGTGGATCCCCGCTACAATGAGCAAGGTGAACAGAACATGGGACCTTCTCATGCTCCGCAGTTTCaccagctgtcaatcaaacaggAGCCCAGAGACTTTGGCTTTGACTCAG AAGTACACAATTGCCAGTCATCTTTTGGCAAATCGACAAACTACTATGGAGGCAATAATGAAG GTTTCGCGTATGACAGAGAGTCCCACTTGTATTACGATGATGCATGTGTGGTTCCAGACAGGCTGGAAGGAAAGGTGAAGCAGGAGGGTGGGATATTCCGAGAGGGTCCTCCGTATCAAAGAAGGGGGTCTCTCCAACTTTGGCAGTTCTTGGTCACCCTGTTGGACGACCCATCCAACAGCCACTTCATTGCTTGGACTGGACGTGGACTTGAGTTCAAACTCATAGAACCTGAGGAG GTTGCTCGGCGATGGGGTATCCAGAAGAACAGGCCTGCCATGAACTACGACAAGCTGAGTCGCTCCCTGCGTTACTATTATGAGAAGGGCATCATGCAGAAG GTTGCTGGAGAGCGATACGTGTACAAGTTTGTGTGTGATCCAGATGCTCTCTTCTCAATGGCGTTCCCTGACAACCAACGGCCCAGTCTGAAGGCAGATCCCGAAGCACTGCAGGTTCCAGAGGACGACACCGTTCCGCTTTCTCACTTTGATGAGACTAACAGTGTCGCATATCCGGGAGATGCCAGGGACCAATGCTTAGCAGTGCCGTCTTTTCCAGAAAACTATGCTTTCTGA
- the etv5b gene encoding ETS translocation variant 5b isoform X1, with product MDGFYDQQVPFVVPQNKSHMQELPCRPFSDRKRKFVDTELAQDTEDLFQDLSQLQEIWIAEAQEPDDEQFVPDFQSDNLMFHGPPQTKVKREPSPGREYSPCGQEQRLSPYGEKCLYNYSAFDRKPFSFNKPLTPPSTPASPFGSSTSAATHPLQRRVMPPAQTQSQVLPSPAHSSTPPHQRAQTPLHSQSPPFAVPCPPGKHPEASYNTEHRFHRQLSEPCLPFPQSNGRCQTSYPPQTPNHFPRNNRPPYHRQMSEPLVPMPPQGFKKEMVDPRYNEQGEQNMGPSHAPQFHQLSIKQEPRDFGFDSEVHNCQSSFGKSTNYYGGNNEGFAYDRESHLYYDDACVVPDRLEGKVKQEGGIFREGPPYQRRGSLQLWQFLVTLLDDPSNSHFIAWTGRGLEFKLIEPEEVARRWGIQKNRPAMNYDKLSRSLRYYYEKGIMQKVKVAGERYVYKFVCDPDALFSMAFPDNQRPSLKADPEALQVPEDDTVPLSHFDETNSVAYPGDARDQCLAVPSFPENYAF from the exons ATGGACGGGTTTTACGACCAGCAGGTCCCTTTCGTGGTACCCCAAAAT AAGTCTCACATGCAGGAATTGCCATGCAGACCTTTCAGTGACCGAAAGAGGAAGTTTGTTGACACAGAGCTGGCACAGGACACAGAGG ATCTCTTTCAAGATCTGAGCCAGCTCCAAGAGATCTGGATAGCAGAAG CCCAGGAACCCGACGATGAACAGTTTGTTCCAGATTTCCAGTCGGATAACT TGATGTTTCATGGACCCCCTCAAACAAAAGTGAAGAGGGAACCGAGTCCAGGCAGAGAGTATTCCCCATGTGGACAAGAGCAGAGACTCTCTCCTTATGGAGAGAAGTGCCTATATAACTACAG TGCCTTTGACAGGAAGCCATTTTCTTTCAACAAGCCCCTGACGCCTCCCTCCACGCCAGCATCGCCCTTTGGCTCCTCCACCAGCGCAGCGACACACCCCCTGCAAAGAAGAGTGATGCCTCCAGCCCAAACTCAGTCACAAGTACTGCccagccccgcccacagctccACCCCTCCCCAtcagagagcacagactccaTTACACAGTCAAAGCCCACCCTTTGCTGTGCCCTGCCCACCGGGCAAGCACCCAGAAGCATCGTACAACACAGAGCATAG GTTCCATCGGCAGCTTTCCGAGCCCTGTCTGCCTTTCCCACAATCCAATGGCCGTTGTCAGACGTCTTACCCCCCGCAGACCCCCAATCACTTTCCCCGAAATAACCGCCCTCCTTACCACCGGCAGATGTCTGAACCCTTGGTGCCCATGCCTCCCCAGGGCTTCAAGAAAGAGATGGTGGATCCCCGCTACAATGAGCAAGGTGAACAGAACATGGGACCTTCTCATGCTCCGCAGTTTCaccagctgtcaatcaaacaggAGCCCAGAGACTTTGGCTTTGACTCAG AAGTACACAATTGCCAGTCATCTTTTGGCAAATCGACAAACTACTATGGAGGCAATAATGAAG GTTTCGCGTATGACAGAGAGTCCCACTTGTATTACGATGATGCATGTGTGGTTCCAGACAGGCTGGAAGGAAAGGTGAAGCAGGAGGGTGGGATATTCCGAGAGGGTCCTCCGTATCAAAGAAGGGGGTCTCTCCAACTTTGGCAGTTCTTGGTCACCCTGTTGGACGACCCATCCAACAGCCACTTCATTGCTTGGACTGGACGTGGACTTGAGTTCAAACTCATAGAACCTGAGGAG GTTGCTCGGCGATGGGGTATCCAGAAGAACAGGCCTGCCATGAACTACGACAAGCTGAGTCGCTCCCTGCGTTACTATTATGAGAAGGGCATCATGCAGAAGGTAAAG GTTGCTGGAGAGCGATACGTGTACAAGTTTGTGTGTGATCCAGATGCTCTCTTCTCAATGGCGTTCCCTGACAACCAACGGCCCAGTCTGAAGGCAGATCCCGAAGCACTGCAGGTTCCAGAGGACGACACCGTTCCGCTTTCTCACTTTGATGAGACTAACAGTGTCGCATATCCGGGAGATGCCAGGGACCAATGCTTAGCAGTGCCGTCTTTTCCAGAAAACTATGCTTTCTGA
- the gca gene encoding sorcin: MAYPGYNTYGGPMPGVPGQGMAMPGAPAGIPQAGGYPSQPYGGYPGTFPAPPAQDPMLGYFTAIAGQDGEVDAEELQRCLTQTGISGSYNPFSLESCRIMIAMLDRDHTGKMGFNEFKELFQVLNGWKQNFVMVDRDGSGTVEPHELSQCFTNMGYRVSPQALNCIVKRYSRSGKIYFDDYVACCVKLRSLTDLFRRRDTMQQGMVNFQYDDFIMCTMSI; this comes from the exons ATGGCGTACCCGGGGTATAACACT TATGGTGGTCCAATGCCAGGAGTTCCAGGTCAGGGTATGGCAATGCCAGGGGCCCCGGCAGGAATTCCTCAGGCAGGTGGATACCCATCTCAACCCTATGGGGGGTACCCAGGGACCTTTCCTGCCCCCCCTGCTCAAGACCCAATGTTGGGATATTTCACAGCCATAGCTGGTCAG GATGGTGAGGTTGATGCTGAAGAACTGCAAAGGTGCCTGACCCAAACTGGAATCAGCGGTTCCTACAATC CTTTCAGTTTGGAATCATGCAGGATTATGATTGCCATGCTGGAT AGAGATCACACAGGAAAGATGGGCTTCAATGAGTTTAAAGAACTGTTTCAAGTGCTTAATGGCTGGAAGCAGAACTTTGTGATGGTGGATAGGGACGGCAGTGGAACCGTGGAACCTCATGAGTTGTCCCAGTGTTTTACCAACATGG GGTACAGAGTTAGTCCACAGGCATTGAACTGCATCGTCAAACGTTACAGCCGGTCAGGAAAGATTTACTTTGATGACTATGTGGCGTGTTGTGTGAAGCTAAGATCACTAACGG ACCTCTTCAGGAGGAGAGACACCATGCAGCAGGGCATGGTGAACTTCCAATATGATGAT TTCATCATGTGCACCATGTCTATCTGA